The following are encoded in a window of Fusarium falciforme chromosome 11, complete sequence genomic DNA:
- a CDS encoding MFS domain-containing protein, translating into MSKPAAPDAGQPEVNAAGSSQIDANAAGKDGGPVGTVLSREDSKPNPASDSEGHTEVGVSKVEAFNKVLYQSGKSGKILLWLLGVSIGLTMFAYALDQGITTSVFNVLASSTFGTHSSLAAVSTASQIIRAISKPFIGKLADITSRPTTYVVILVFYVVGFVVAASANTFAAYTIGVSFTSVGKSGLDLLSDIIVGDLTPLEWRGFFGAALALPFVVTVPVNGFIADGFYDNWRWGLGMFAIIVPVLLMPAIFTLYSMQRRGEKLGMVTMADSARVRTGVDETSSRGFGYWAKLLYQGLIDIDIIGLIILGFAFSLILLPFTLAKTAKGGWSNASIIAMLVVGFVLLILFVLFEMYVAKKPLMTKRIIQNRTFLAAVTIYTFNQMASSVRNTYFSSYILIIKNWTNYQWIIFLGITTMGLSLIGPIVGLIQRKTHRYKSLMVFGAAARLLAYGLLVKPNGSMVQDTARLVLAQLIFCLGSFNVVGVRVGSQASVPHEDMASMISLLTLWSTLGSSIGSAVSSAIWTNEMLDRMYKELPGVSQEKVLELYNDIKALRSDYAFNDPVRQGAIRAYSAINGHIATCALVLAAVPLIATFFMPDFYLGKQQNAVTSTGLDGERVDVPRRDENADQPKTFWGKVVAFYRKDS; encoded by the coding sequence atgtcgaAGCCAGCTGCTCCAGACGCTGGTCAGCCTGAGGTCAACGCCGCGGGCTCCTCACAGATAGACGCCAATGCGGCCGGAAAAGATGGCGGGCCCGTCGGCACCGTACTCTCCCGGGAAGATTCGAAGCCCAACCCAGCCTCAGACTCTGAAGGCCACACTGAAGTTGGTGTGAGCAAGGTCGAGGCCTTCAACAAGGTCCTCTACCAGTCTGGCAAGTCTGGCAAGATCCTGCTCTGGCTTCTGGGCGTCTCAATTGGTCTTACCATGTTCGCCTATGCGCTCGATCAGGGCATCACCACCTCCGTCTTCAACGTCCTCGCCTCGTCGACCTTTGGAACGCACAGCTCGCTCGCCGCCGTCAGCACCGCCAGCCAGATCATTCGAGCTATCAGCAAGCCCTTTATCGGCAAGTTGGCCGACATTACCTCGCGACCGACCACCTACGTCGTCATTCTCGTCTTTTACGTTGTCGGCTTTGTCGTCGCTGCCAGTGCAAACACCTTTGCCGCGTACACGATCGGTGTCTCTTTCACTTCGGTCGGAAAGTCCGGTCTCGATCTTCTGAGCGATATCATTGTTGGAGACTTGACTCCTCTCGAGTGGCGAGGCTTCTTCGGCGCTGCTCTGGCTCTGCCCTTTGTCGTCACTGTGCCCGTCAATGGCTTCATTGCCGACGGTTTCTATGATAACTGGAGATGGGGCTTGGGTATGTTTGCCATTATCGTGCCTGTTCTTCTCATGCCCGCCATCTTCACTCTATACTCCATGCAGCGACGTGGAGAGAAGCTAGGCATGGTCACCATGGCCGACTCGGCGCGCGTTCGAACTGGCGTGGACGAGACTTCCTCTAGAGGTTTCGGCTACTgggccaagctcctctaCCAGGGTCTCATCGACATCGACATTATTGGTCTCATCATTCTCGGCTTTGCCTTCTCACTCATCCTTCTGCCCTTTACCCTCGCCAAGACAGCCAAGGGTGGCTGGAGTAACGCGAGTATCATTGCCATGCTCGTCGTTGGCTTCGTCTTGCTCATCCTCTTTGTCCTCTTTGAGATGTACGTCGCCAAGAAGCCTCTCATGACGAAGCGAATTATCCAGAACCGCACGTTCCTCGCTGCCGTCACCATCTACACCTTCAACCAGATGGCTTCGTCTGTCCGCAACACTTACTTTTCGTCGTAcattctcatcatcaagaactGGACCAACTACCAATGGATCATCTTCCTGGGTATTACCACCATGGGATTGAGTCTTATTGGCCCTATCGTCGGTCTCATCCAGCGAAAGACGCACAGATACAAGAGTCTGATGGTCTTTGGTGCTGCGGCGAGACTGCTTGCCTATGGATTGTTGGTTAAGCCCAACGGCAGCATGGTCCAAGACACGGCCCGTCTCGTCCTTGCTCAGCTCATCTTCTGTCTGGGCTCATTCAACGTTGTGGGTGTTCGTGTCGGCAGTCAAGCCTCGGTGCCCCATGAGGACATGGCCTCCATGATCTCTCTGCTCACTCTGTGGTCTACGCTGGGCTCATCCATTGGGAGTGCCGTGTCATCCGCCATCTGGACCAACGAGATGCTTGACCGCATGTACAAGGAGCTGCCCGGCGTTAGCCAAGAAAAGGTCCTTGAGCTCTACAAcgacatcaaggccctccGCAGTGACTACGCCTTCAACGACCCCGTCCGCCAGGGCGCTATTCGTGCCTATTCCGCTATCAATGGCCACATCGCCACCTGTGCGCTTGTCCTCGCTGCCGTGCCTCTGATCGCCACCTTCTTCATGCCCGACTTCTACCTCGGCAAGCAGCAGAACGCTGTCACCAGCACTGGTCTCGATGGTGAGAGGGTTGATGTGCCCCGACGAGACGAGAATGCCGACCAGCCCAAGACTTTCTGGGGCAAGGTGGTCGCTTTTTACCGCAAGGATTCTTAA